A portion of the Bacillus sp. es.034 genome contains these proteins:
- a CDS encoding ATP-binding protein encodes MLIEKLLLHVLIILAPVLIQTSLLENHRLGKSPVFIGVLHGIAAFMCLIFAYESFGLYWDFRYIPLVLSMLYGGRRSGVIVFMFILAARIIHGGDAIVFGFISAFLAGILPFLISNRFWSFPPRKRVTFAVLLGFWPALVMLGILLSFSFISGVPVSGNQEMGIYVLIFGGIQVLGVGLAAQLNEWMIEKKIMREEIMKSEKLNTLGELAASIAHEVRNPLTVVKGFLQLMKKQVKGDHEEYLKIVLSELGRAEDIINDYLNFAKPELEKVEKINVKEVLSDVTVLLNAYALKEGVYLEADLKEDGYLLTDRNKLKQAFINIIKNAIEATPPQGSVTIHLEVTHTQVIITVTDTGKGMTKEQIARIGTLFFTTKEQGTGLGTSVSMRIIAAMGGHVHYSSIVNKGTVATISLPLHQPATFESNLANAYMNDQNA; translated from the coding sequence ATGCTGATTGAGAAATTATTATTACATGTACTGATTATATTGGCTCCTGTTCTCATTCAAACCTCTCTCCTGGAAAATCACAGGCTGGGGAAATCCCCTGTTTTCATTGGTGTATTACATGGGATCGCCGCATTTATGTGTTTGATTTTCGCTTATGAAAGTTTTGGGTTGTACTGGGATTTCAGGTATATTCCATTGGTTCTATCCATGCTGTACGGGGGAAGGCGATCCGGGGTCATCGTCTTCATGTTTATCCTGGCTGCACGTATCATCCACGGAGGTGATGCGATTGTCTTCGGATTCATCAGTGCTTTCCTGGCGGGGATCCTGCCATTCTTGATTTCCAATCGTTTCTGGTCATTCCCTCCACGAAAACGAGTGACATTTGCTGTGTTGCTGGGTTTTTGGCCGGCTCTGGTCATGCTCGGCATTCTGCTTTCCTTTTCCTTCATATCCGGTGTCCCGGTATCGGGTAACCAGGAGATGGGGATCTATGTCCTTATTTTCGGCGGGATTCAGGTGCTCGGAGTGGGACTAGCAGCTCAACTGAATGAATGGATGATTGAAAAGAAGATTATGCGGGAAGAAATCATGAAGTCGGAGAAACTCAATACTCTTGGTGAACTCGCCGCCTCCATTGCTCATGAAGTGCGCAATCCCCTGACCGTTGTGAAAGGGTTCCTTCAATTAATGAAAAAGCAGGTTAAAGGTGATCATGAAGAATATCTGAAGATCGTACTGAGTGAATTGGGGAGGGCAGAGGACATCATCAATGATTATTTGAACTTTGCCAAGCCGGAGCTTGAAAAGGTCGAGAAGATCAATGTCAAAGAAGTTCTTTCAGATGTCACCGTTCTTCTTAATGCCTACGCATTGAAGGAAGGGGTTTATCTTGAGGCGGACTTGAAGGAAGACGGGTACTTATTGACAGATCGGAATAAATTGAAACAAGCATTCATCAATATCATCAAGAACGCCATTGAGGCAACCCCTCCCCAAGGCAGTGTCACCATACATCTGGAAGTCACCCATACACAGGTGATCATCACCGTAACGGATACAGGCAAAGGCATGACGAAAGAACAGATCGCACGAATCGGAACACTCTTCTTCACCACTAAGGAACAGGGGACCGGTCTCGGTACATCCGTGTCCATGCGGATCATCGCTGCCATGGGTGGGCATGTCCATTATTCAAGCATTGTGAATAAAGGAACGGTGGCAACGATAAGCCTGCCGTTACATCAGCCTGCTACATTTGAATCGAATCTTGCCAATGCTTATATGAATGATCAAAACGCTTAG
- a CDS encoding glycerophosphodiester phosphodiesterase: MKNTKLPETSKKQRIVIEMMVAFFVLFTIIVYWLPVEKATPPPFLQKENERPLVIAHQGGKYLAPGNTIKAFQNAVDLGADVIETDIHITKDGHLVTIHDPTVDATTDGRGYVKDYTLKELQRLDAAYYFQDLKGEYSFRGKHIYVPTLEEVFQRFPDMRINIEVKDDNPEERTEEIVQKLMKLIEEYNMEDKVLIASFDQDIINLVESSSQGRIATQGGRQEAKKFVILHKLFLRNLYKTNVDAFQLPLQEGNLDLTQSILISGAHRIGLQVHYWTVNDRETMERLINLGADGIITDRPDLLLNILGKR; this comes from the coding sequence ATGAAAAATACGAAGCTACCCGAAACGTCTAAAAAACAGCGCATCGTCATCGAGATGATGGTCGCTTTCTTTGTCCTGTTCACAATCATCGTGTACTGGCTGCCAGTTGAAAAGGCCACACCACCGCCTTTCTTGCAAAAGGAAAACGAGCGTCCCCTTGTCATTGCCCATCAGGGAGGAAAATATCTTGCACCCGGGAATACCATTAAAGCGTTCCAAAATGCCGTGGATCTTGGAGCCGACGTCATCGAAACAGATATACATATTACCAAAGACGGCCATTTGGTAACGATTCATGATCCCACAGTTGATGCGACAACGGACGGACGTGGATATGTAAAAGATTACACATTGAAAGAGCTCCAACGGCTTGATGCGGCGTACTATTTCCAAGATCTGAAGGGGGAGTACTCCTTTCGGGGAAAACATATATATGTCCCCACCCTTGAAGAAGTATTTCAGCGGTTTCCCGATATGAGGATCAATATTGAAGTGAAAGACGACAACCCTGAAGAACGGACAGAGGAAATTGTACAGAAGTTAATGAAACTGATTGAAGAATACAATATGGAGGATAAAGTCCTCATCGCCTCATTCGATCAGGACATCATTAATTTGGTTGAATCTTCTTCTCAAGGAAGGATTGCCACACAAGGAGGCAGACAGGAAGCAAAGAAGTTCGTCATCCTGCACAAATTGTTCCTGAGAAACCTTTATAAAACGAATGTCGACGCCTTTCAACTTCCCCTTCAAGAAGGAAACCTTGACCTGACACAATCGATTCTGATCTCAGGAGCCCATCGCATCGGCCTTCAGGTACATTATTGGACCGTCAACGACAGGGAAACCATGGAAAGACTTATAAACCTTGGTGCAGACGGCATCATTACGGATCGACCTGATTTATTATTGAACATACTGGGGAAAAGATAA
- a CDS encoding cyclic-phosphate processing receiver domain-containing protein — MTVNVFLDDYRHCPQGYILAKDIDECIDLLLNFSIAHLSLDHDLESKTRNGLMLVHYMVEKQLFAERITIHSANSGAGKRMFKYLKEAQNDRKMPQSIQILLRPLPLR, encoded by the coding sequence ATGACAGTAAATGTGTTTTTAGACGATTACCGACACTGTCCCCAAGGGTACATTCTTGCGAAAGACATCGATGAATGTATTGACCTGCTTCTTAATTTTTCTATCGCTCATCTTTCACTGGATCACGACTTAGAGAGTAAGACACGTAATGGTTTAATGCTCGTCCACTATATGGTGGAAAAACAGCTATTTGCAGAAAGAATCACGATTCATTCCGCAAACTCTGGTGCGGGCAAAAGAATGTTCAAGTATTTAAAAGAGGCACAGAACGACCGGAAGATGCCTCAGTCCATCCAAATCCTATTACGGCCATTGCCTCTAAGATGA
- a CDS encoding aromatic acid exporter family protein, which produces MGFLKRFQFVGGRIAKTGLAVFLTALVCELLNWPATFAVITAIVTIEPTAANSIKKAYVRFPASAIGALFAVIITHTLGDHALTYALVALLTIITCHKLHLGAGILVATLTGIAMIPTIHDHYVATFFIRLGTTTIGLIVSTLVNLWILPPKYSSTISTNIHNLYFKTGNLLERRGSEVLQNHSLHRETKLIFNDILREIDLTDTLCEYQKEEWKLHRSNRQEMRCFHYEYKKLNILRQILFHIGNIIYLPVHYSFSEEEKDRIMDATLSLKGIMHHPSFEIPDQHFTLMKNLLEEFWEDQEGLHMKPFQSMKHHFSCETIMLYELLSIHDLVEELREIHVLEEQHRNVLEKALYPE; this is translated from the coding sequence ATGGGTTTTTTGAAAAGATTTCAATTTGTCGGGGGAAGGATTGCTAAAACGGGACTTGCCGTTTTCCTTACTGCTCTCGTATGTGAACTATTAAACTGGCCGGCGACCTTTGCCGTCATAACCGCCATCGTCACCATCGAACCGACGGCTGCAAATTCAATCAAGAAAGCCTATGTCCGCTTTCCGGCATCGGCTATCGGTGCATTATTTGCCGTGATCATCACTCATACGTTAGGGGACCATGCCCTTACCTATGCTCTGGTCGCGCTTCTGACGATCATCACCTGTCATAAGCTTCATCTGGGTGCGGGAATCCTGGTCGCTACACTAACGGGAATCGCCATGATTCCCACGATCCATGATCACTACGTGGCGACGTTTTTCATCCGCCTTGGAACGACTACCATCGGACTGATTGTATCGACTTTGGTCAATCTGTGGATCCTTCCACCTAAGTATAGCAGCACGATTTCAACCAATATTCATAATCTCTATTTCAAAACAGGGAATCTGTTGGAAAGAAGGGGCTCTGAAGTACTCCAGAACCATTCTCTGCACAGAGAGACGAAATTGATATTCAATGATATTTTAAGAGAGATTGATTTGACGGATACCCTTTGCGAATATCAGAAAGAAGAATGGAAGCTCCACCGCTCCAACCGTCAGGAAATGCGCTGTTTCCATTATGAATATAAGAAGCTGAACATCTTGAGACAAATCCTTTTTCATATCGGAAACATCATCTATCTCCCCGTTCACTATTCTTTCAGTGAAGAGGAGAAAGATCGAATCATGGATGCAACATTAAGCTTAAAAGGAATCATGCACCATCCTTCATTTGAAATTCCAGATCAGCATTTCACCCTTATGAAGAATTTATTGGAGGAATTCTGGGAGGACCAGGAGGGGCTTCATATGAAACCATTTCAATCCATGAAGCATCACTTCTCCTGTGAAACCATCATGCTTTATGAACTGTTATCCATTCATGATCTTGTTGAAGAGTTGCGTGAGATCCACGTCCTTGAGGAACAGCATCGTAACGTATTGGAAAAAGCACTGTACCCGGAATGA
- a CDS encoding acyl-CoA dehydrogenase family protein, translating to MDVYQSFIQNERQRKLVDLAGRLADAFSERGEKYDREDAFPYENFDDFKKSGYGSLSLPKEYGGEEINLYELVMIQERLATGDAATALSIGWHLGGLMELTETRDWEEEVFKDLCEKIVANNALVNRAATEPATGSPTRGGLPQTKAIKTEKGWRITGRKSFTSMARVLDYSLVSAVIGDTEEKGFFLVDHDLEGVSIEETWDTISMKGTGSDDLVLEDVQLPPSSLVERDSGQGKSGLPKAWLLHIPACYIGVAMAARNYAIQFAKDYSPNSLPGPIKDVPEVQRKIGEIELELFKARQILYSVADKWVREPAKRGEMAAELSSVKHIVTNSAFHIVDTAMRIVGARSLFRTNPMQRYYRDVRAGLHNPPMDDMVIAMLANNALK from the coding sequence TTGGATGTATATCAATCGTTTATACAAAATGAACGCCAAAGGAAATTGGTTGATTTAGCCGGGAGGCTCGCCGATGCTTTTTCTGAACGAGGGGAGAAGTACGATAGAGAGGATGCATTCCCTTATGAGAATTTCGACGACTTTAAAAAAAGTGGATACGGTTCTCTGTCCCTGCCGAAAGAATATGGGGGAGAAGAGATCAATTTATATGAGCTTGTCATGATCCAGGAGAGACTGGCAACAGGGGATGCTGCAACGGCATTGTCCATTGGCTGGCATTTGGGGGGATTGATGGAGCTTACAGAAACCCGTGACTGGGAGGAAGAGGTTTTCAAGGATCTGTGTGAGAAGATTGTGGCAAACAATGCTCTCGTGAACCGTGCGGCCACAGAACCGGCAACGGGCAGCCCGACACGAGGGGGACTGCCTCAGACCAAGGCGATCAAAACCGAAAAGGGCTGGAGAATAACAGGCCGGAAATCCTTTACTTCAATGGCGAGAGTACTGGACTATTCCTTAGTATCGGCTGTGATCGGTGATACGGAAGAGAAAGGATTCTTCCTTGTGGATCATGACTTGGAAGGCGTGAGCATTGAAGAGACGTGGGACACAATTTCCATGAAGGGGACAGGGAGTGATGACCTGGTCCTTGAAGACGTCCAGTTACCGCCTTCTTCACTCGTGGAGCGGGACAGCGGCCAAGGGAAGAGTGGTCTTCCTAAAGCATGGCTGCTTCATATCCCTGCCTGTTATATAGGGGTAGCGATGGCAGCACGTAACTATGCCATCCAGTTTGCCAAAGACTACTCCCCGAACAGTCTGCCCGGCCCGATCAAGGATGTTCCTGAGGTCCAGCGGAAAATTGGTGAAATTGAATTAGAGTTGTTTAAAGCCAGGCAGATTCTGTATTCCGTGGCAGATAAGTGGGTAAGGGAGCCTGCGAAGCGGGGGGAGATGGCTGCAGAACTCTCTTCTGTCAAGCATATTGTAACAAACAGCGCCTTTCATATCGTAGATACTGCCATGAGGATCGTGGGAGCGAGGAGCCTCTTTCGGACCAATCCCATGCAGCGCTATTATCGTGATGTAAGGGCAGGGCTCCATAATCCTCCAATGGATGATATGGTCATTGCAATGTTAGCGAATAATGCCCTGAAATAA